From the genome of Ignavibacteriales bacterium, one region includes:
- a CDS encoding S9 family peptidase, with product MVTSKKYFLLIMFLFIGSLIAQEVDKSLLTVDRIFNSPEFMGERFGPARFIKDGKYYTTLEASKDVPGGRDIVKYETESGALEIMVSAKLLIPEGETKPLSISNYIWSPKSDMLMIFTNTARVWRQNTKGDYYVLNLKSGKLQKMGGDAKPSTLMFAKFSPDEKMVGYVREHNVYVENLSDGNITQLTFDGSTTIINGTFDWVYEEELDLRDGFRWSPDSKSIAYWQLDASGIGVFYMINNTDSLYSKIIPVQYPKAGTTNSAGKVGVVSVAGGTTVWMKVPGDPRNNYIARMDWAANSDEIVIQHLNRLQNRNDVMLGNAKTGEMKTILTETDDAWIDINDDMNWMNNGKEFTWVSERDGWRHLYLISRDGQKVKLLTPGKYDVIDVQSINEKDGWVYFMASPDNAAQRYLFRVSLNGKGKLERITPKEFRGSNNYQISDGANYAIHSFSSSDTPPISNLIKLPEHKIIKKLVENKKLAEKIEALKRVPTEFFKVDIGDGVSLDGWMIKPPDFDPSKKYPVLFYVYTEPAAQTVVDRWGGAQYLWYLMFAQQGYIIVSVDNRGTPAPRGREWRKSIYKKIGILNSADQAAAAKALMQKWSFMDPERIGVWGWSGGGSETLQLMFRYPDIYKTGMAVAAVSNEKFYDTIYQERYMGLPSTVDSVYEKCSLYSYAKNLKGNLLIVHGTGDDNVHYQNAEFVINELIKYNKPFTMMAYPNRTHGIYEGPGTTLHLYNLLTKYLHDNLPAGAK from the coding sequence ATGGTGACAAGTAAAAAATATTTTCTTCTGATAATGTTTCTATTTATCGGATCATTAATAGCACAGGAAGTTGACAAATCCCTATTAACTGTTGATCGAATTTTCAATAGTCCTGAATTCATGGGCGAACGTTTTGGACCAGCTCGTTTCATAAAAGATGGAAAATATTATACAACTCTTGAAGCTTCAAAAGATGTACCCGGCGGAAGGGACATAGTTAAGTACGAAACCGAATCCGGTGCACTGGAAATTATGGTCTCTGCTAAACTTTTAATTCCGGAAGGAGAGACCAAACCATTATCCATCAGTAATTATATCTGGTCGCCTAAAAGCGATATGCTGATGATCTTCACGAACACAGCACGTGTGTGGCGTCAAAACACGAAAGGCGATTACTATGTTCTGAATCTTAAATCGGGAAAGCTTCAAAAAATGGGAGGCGATGCCAAACCGTCAACATTAATGTTTGCAAAATTTTCGCCGGATGAAAAGATGGTCGGATATGTTCGCGAGCATAATGTTTATGTAGAAAATTTATCCGATGGAAATATTACTCAATTAACATTTGACGGCTCTACAACAATCATCAACGGAACTTTCGATTGGGTTTACGAAGAAGAACTTGATCTGCGCGACGGATTTAGATGGAGCCCGGACAGCAAATCAATTGCATACTGGCAACTTGACGCGTCCGGTATCGGTGTGTTTTATATGATCAATAATACAGACTCACTTTATTCTAAAATTATTCCAGTTCAATATCCAAAAGCCGGAACTACAAATTCAGCTGGTAAAGTTGGAGTTGTAAGTGTTGCCGGCGGAACAACTGTATGGATGAAAGTCCCCGGCGATCCGCGTAATAACTATATCGCTAGAATGGATTGGGCAGCAAACTCTGATGAAATTGTTATTCAGCATTTGAACCGCCTTCAAAATAGAAATGATGTTATGCTTGGGAACGCAAAGACCGGGGAGATGAAAACAATTCTCACGGAAACAGATGACGCGTGGATTGATATTAATGATGATATGAATTGGATGAACAACGGCAAAGAATTTACATGGGTTAGTGAACGAGACGGCTGGCGTCATTTATATTTAATCTCAAGAGACGGGCAGAAAGTAAAACTTCTAACACCGGGTAAATACGATGTAATTGATGTTCAAAGCATCAATGAAAAAGATGGATGGGTTTACTTTATGGCGTCACCTGATAACGCTGCGCAAAGATATTTATTTAGAGTTTCTCTTAACGGTAAAGGAAAATTGGAACGGATCACCCCAAAAGAATTCAGAGGAAGCAACAATTACCAAATTTCCGACGGCGCAAATTATGCGATTCATTCTTTCTCCTCATCGGACACTCCGCCAATAAGTAATTTGATTAAACTTCCCGAACATAAAATAATCAAGAAATTAGTTGAGAATAAAAAACTTGCTGAAAAAATTGAAGCATTAAAAAGAGTTCCGACGGAATTTTTCAAAGTTGATATCGGTGATGGAGTAAGCTTAGACGGCTGGATGATAAAGCCGCCGGATTTCGATCCGTCTAAAAAATATCCCGTTCTTTTTTATGTTTACACTGAACCGGCGGCTCAGACAGTTGTTGATCGATGGGGCGGAGCGCAGTATCTCTGGTATTTAATGTTTGCACAACAAGGATATATTATAGTAAGCGTTGATAACAGAGGGACACCGGCACCACGAGGACGCGAGTGGAGAAAATCGATCTATAAAAAAATTGGAATTTTAAATTCAGCCGATCAAGCTGCAGCGGCGAAAGCGCTTATGCAGAAATGGAGTTTCATGGATCCGGAAAGAATTGGTGTATGGGGATGGAGCGGCGGAGGTTCGGAAACTCTTCAACTAATGTTCAGGTATCCCGATATTTATAAAACCGGAATGGCTGTTGCGGCAGTTAGTAATGAAAAATTTTACGACACAATCTATCAAGAACGTTATATGGGATTGCCCTCGACAGTGGACAGCGTTTACGAAAAATGTTCTCTCTACTCTTATGCAAAGAACCTCAAGGGAAATCTTTTAATTGTACATGGAACCGGTGACGATAACGTCCATTATCAGAATGCGGAGTTTGTCATCAACGAGCTGATCAAATACAATAAACCGTTTACGATGATGGCTTATCCAAACCGCACTCACGGCATTTATGAAGGCCCGGGGACAACACTGCATCTTTATAATCTTCTGACTAAATATTTACACGATAATTTACCGGCTGGTGCAAAATAA
- a CDS encoding DUF1579 domain-containing protein: MKIKTLFSVMMLSVIFFSTSANFAQQGDQAEMMKKWQEYMTPGPVHQQFAKMVGNWKAAVSTYMDGQETKSEATATYQMVLGGRYLHGSFKGNMMGMPFEGMELDAYDNATKEYISVWVDNMGTGVMYMKGKLDEKTGDVVYMGTMVEPISGKDQMEKTVMKRIDDDHQQMLMFMIDGEKEIKTMQIDYVRVK, translated from the coding sequence ATGAAGATTAAAACATTATTCAGTGTAATGATGTTATCGGTAATCTTCTTTTCAACTTCCGCAAATTTTGCCCAACAGGGAGATCAAGCTGAGATGATGAAAAAGTGGCAGGAGTATATGACTCCCGGTCCGGTTCATCAGCAATTTGCTAAAATGGTTGGCAATTGGAAAGCCGCAGTATCTACATATATGGACGGTCAAGAAACAAAATCCGAAGCGACCGCAACATACCAAATGGTTCTTGGCGGAAGATATCTGCATGGTTCCTTTAAAGGAAACATGATGGGAATGCCGTTTGAGGGAATGGAATTAGATGCTTATGATAATGCGACTAAAGAATATATCAGTGTATGGGTTGACAATATGGGTACAGGAGTTATGTACATGAAAGGAAAGCTGGATGAGAAAACCGGCGATGTTGTTTATATGGGAACAATGGTTGAGCCGATATCCGGTAAAGATCAGATGGAAAAAACCGTTATGAAACGAATTGATGACGATCATCAACAAATGTTAATGTTTATGATTGATGGCGAAAAAGAAATTAAAACCATGCAAATTGATTACGTACGCGTAAAATAA
- a CDS encoding c-type cytochrome has translation MNIYKSKSLPIFLFLTFGIFLSTNINAQNNRDRKPTNLKVLPPDIDPHELRSIMQSFTTALGVHCDYCHDEDKGEASDIKPEKQIARVMMKMRTDINDTFLKEARTIKSDLGNINCVNCHHGSPNVTLLEDELYLTYQKSGFDTSIEKYNSLKKEYYGGAIYDFRENSLISFAAKLSNDKKFDDALKILDKNLEIFPQSTRTLNSIGNTYLTKGEKETAASYFEKALVIDPQNRFSRQMLDRIKENKL, from the coding sequence ATGAATATATATAAATCAAAATCTCTTCCGATCTTTCTCTTTCTAACGTTCGGTATTTTTCTTAGTACAAATATAAATGCTCAGAACAACCGTGATAGAAAACCGACTAACTTAAAAGTTCTCCCGCCGGATATTGATCCGCATGAATTGCGCAGCATTATGCAAAGTTTTACAACCGCGCTTGGCGTTCATTGCGATTACTGCCACGATGAAGATAAAGGCGAAGCATCCGACATAAAACCGGAAAAACAAATTGCCCGTGTTATGATGAAAATGAGAACAGACATTAACGATACGTTTTTAAAAGAAGCTCGGACAATTAAAAGTGACCTCGGAAATATCAATTGCGTTAATTGCCATCACGGTTCTCCTAATGTTACACTTCTTGAGGACGAACTCTATTTAACTTATCAGAAGAGCGGATTTGACACGTCGATTGAGAAATACAATTCTCTAAAAAAAGAATATTACGGCGGAGCCATTTATGATTTTAGAGAAAACTCACTTATTTCATTCGCAGCTAAACTTTCAAATGATAAAAAATTTGATGACGCTCTAAAAATCCTTGACAAAAATTTGGAAATTTTTCCTCAATCAACAAGAACCTTAAACTCCATCGGAAACACTTATTTAACCAAGGGAGAGAAGGAAACCGCCGCTTCATACTTTGAAAAAGCATTGGTAATCGATCCTCAAAACCGGTTCTCACGACAGATGCTAGACCGTATCAAGGAGAACAAATTATAG
- the amrB gene encoding AmmeMemoRadiSam system protein B, translating to MNHFVDYLSKVNSGKQKEESKNLVAAISVHDDYLYAGNVYYPLYKNIKTKEVVIFGVTHGSVRKEMGVLSNVLIFDEFDKWSGPYKDVEISPLREIIKSKLPMEDFIVSNKAHSIEHSIEALIPFLQYYNRDIKITPIMVTQIPFERMDEMSTRLMKIIAEYIRTKKLEFGKDIFFLISNDANHYGEDFGNSPYGLDANAHKTATENDQRILKQNLDGEINLAGIKKLTTELWPDSTSKKPIPIWCGRYPITFGLLTVSKILNEFDIGALNGKLFKYSDTFTEKVLPVKNTSMGLTAVFSYRHWCGWFTEGLYMENKN from the coding sequence ATGAATCATTTCGTGGATTATTTATCAAAAGTAAATTCGGGCAAACAAAAAGAGGAATCAAAAAATCTGGTTGCCGCAATTTCTGTCCATGATGATTATCTCTATGCGGGGAATGTTTACTATCCATTATACAAAAACATTAAAACTAAAGAAGTTGTAATTTTCGGTGTAACACACGGATCTGTACGAAAAGAAATGGGAGTTCTTTCCAACGTTTTGATATTCGATGAGTTTGATAAATGGAGCGGACCGTACAAAGATGTGGAAATATCACCGCTGAGGGAAATAATTAAATCGAAATTGCCAATGGAAGATTTCATAGTAAGCAATAAAGCTCACAGCATCGAACATTCAATTGAAGCACTGATTCCATTCCTGCAATATTATAACAGAGATATAAAAATTACGCCAATAATGGTAACACAAATTCCGTTTGAAAGAATGGATGAAATGAGCACACGGCTGATGAAAATCATTGCAGAATATATTCGAACTAAAAAACTTGAGTTTGGCAAAGATATTTTTTTCTTGATTTCGAATGACGCGAATCATTACGGAGAAGATTTCGGCAACTCACCTTATGGTCTAGACGCAAACGCACACAAAACTGCAACCGAGAATGATCAAAGGATTCTAAAACAAAATCTTGATGGAGAAATAAATCTGGCGGGGATAAAAAAATTAACAACAGAGCTATGGCCCGATTCAACAAGTAAAAAACCGATTCCAATTTGGTGCGGAAGATATCCGATTACATTCGGTCTACTTACGGTTTCAAAAATTCTGAATGAATTTGATATAGGCGCACTGAATGGAAAACTTTTCAAATATTCCGACACCTTTACAGAAAAAGTTCTACCGGTTAAAAATACGAGTATGGGATTAACAGCCGTATTTTCATATAGACACTGGTGCGGCTGGTTTACAGAGGGTTTATATATGGAAAATAAAAACTAG
- a CDS encoding TonB-dependent receptor, protein MKKIYVLPLILFSLNIISAQTSTGTVLGLIPGESSKLEDNIVIKLIEASSKTILQETTPRKDGSFIFRNIPFAAYDIYLLNSDELFATKRVIVNSTVPVKVFIDSIKTFQMESVVVSGKTEFDKSLASSKTILTQTSIEDFPALSSSKKIETIILSTPGVVPDEDGRMHVRGEDAQLQYVIDGIPVTGNMTRIYSSLFNAGIIKSVDLQTGNFNAEYGIANAAVLSVTTKSGFDKKLTANAYSSVGTFNSKDGGVELGGSLNENAAFFGAANFSSSDRYLDPISSSQPNHSFGKNLSYFGKADFILSSSIDLHFLGSINNTEFEIPNFAAFSNQDQRQKLEDYMLGSRLNITTDNKSVISALAYRRYAKMNFSSGGISRLNSPADYNKAINENEKMFIGGERINENNGIQLEYSSNQNWYSLHHVFKAGVSGELFPLKEFFTFAVTNPQLSDSTLPGGDIRYKPYDITQGGKPFLVDQSKNGYRFSAYAEDQFALNGKWTISAGIRFDQFNLFNSETGVSPRLSATYSANEKLILHASYNYIFMEAPVENILVSSSNEAKILTGSEQGQTSNVVKSERANVIEIGGAYRLNDNIDLELVGYSKFIDNFLVKVELGNSGIIFPVNLKNGIAAGGEFRTRLHNWNNFSGWLSFSTSVSLGLKPEDGSSPIEAGLILGEEGQNYSHPFAGEDVFPTEHNQLFTAVLNLTYKHPAGLFANLNTRFDSGLPFDLTDKNGVGLDEAASVAELKRRGYSDEVISLLSLTPEKPGSPDKSLKPRTIIDVAFGYNFKNISSIPLEISISILNLFDSTFLYKFESTFGGTHFGYPRMAAMKARLSF, encoded by the coding sequence ATGAAAAAAATATACGTCTTACCGCTAATACTTTTTTCGCTTAATATTATTTCCGCGCAAACATCCACTGGAACAGTCCTAGGTTTAATTCCGGGAGAATCTTCTAAATTGGAAGATAATATTGTAATCAAACTGATCGAAGCCAGTTCAAAGACTATCCTTCAAGAAACAACTCCACGAAAAGACGGCAGTTTTATATTCCGTAATATTCCCTTTGCCGCGTACGATATTTATTTGCTGAACAGCGACGAATTATTTGCCACAAAAAGAGTAATTGTAAATTCAACCGTACCGGTAAAAGTATTTATCGATTCTATAAAGACGTTCCAGATGGAATCGGTGGTCGTTTCCGGAAAGACCGAGTTCGATAAATCATTAGCGTCTTCAAAAACAATATTAACGCAGACTTCAATTGAAGATTTTCCCGCTCTCTCGTCTTCCAAAAAAATTGAGACTATCATACTGTCGACACCGGGTGTGGTACCGGATGAAGATGGACGAATGCATGTTCGCGGCGAAGACGCACAGCTTCAATATGTAATTGATGGAATTCCCGTTACAGGAAACATGACTAGAATATATTCGAGCTTATTTAATGCAGGAATAATTAAATCGGTTGATCTGCAGACCGGTAATTTCAATGCCGAATATGGAATTGCCAATGCGGCGGTTTTATCTGTTACTACTAAATCCGGATTTGATAAAAAATTAACCGCGAACGCATATTCAAGTGTCGGTACATTCAATTCAAAAGACGGCGGTGTTGAACTGGGCGGATCATTAAACGAGAACGCTGCATTTTTCGGCGCTGCAAATTTTTCTTCATCCGATCGATATCTCGATCCAATTTCAAGTTCACAGCCGAATCACAGTTTCGGGAAAAATCTTTCTTACTTCGGTAAAGCCGATTTTATTCTAAGCTCTTCTATTGATCTTCATTTTCTAGGAAGTATAAACAACACAGAGTTTGAGATTCCAAACTTCGCCGCTTTTTCAAATCAGGATCAGCGCCAGAAGTTAGAAGACTATATGCTCGGCTCACGTTTAAATATTACTACAGATAACAAAAGCGTTATCAGCGCTTTGGCTTATAGACGTTACGCCAAAATGAATTTTAGTTCCGGTGGAATTAGCCGTTTAAATTCTCCCGCTGATTATAACAAAGCAATAAATGAGAATGAAAAAATGTTTATTGGCGGCGAGCGTATAAACGAAAACAACGGAATTCAGTTGGAATATTCTTCAAACCAAAATTGGTATTCACTGCATCATGTATTTAAGGCGGGGGTGAGCGGAGAACTTTTTCCGTTAAAAGAATTTTTCACTTTTGCTGTAACAAATCCTCAACTTTCTGATTCAACTCTTCCCGGTGGCGATATAAGATACAAACCTTACGATATAACACAAGGCGGAAAACCGTTTCTTGTTGATCAATCAAAAAACGGATACAGGTTTTCGGCATACGCTGAGGATCAATTCGCGCTAAACGGCAAGTGGACTATTAGCGCAGGAATACGGTTCGATCAATTCAATTTATTTAATTCTGAGACGGGAGTTTCTCCAAGATTGTCGGCAACATACAGCGCAAACGAAAAACTAATTCTACATGCATCCTACAATTATATTTTTATGGAAGCGCCTGTTGAAAACATTTTAGTGTCAAGTTCAAATGAGGCTAAAATTTTAACAGGTTCTGAACAAGGTCAAACATCAAACGTTGTAAAGAGTGAACGTGCGAACGTAATTGAAATTGGCGGCGCTTACCGTCTTAATGACAACATTGATTTGGAGTTAGTAGGATATTCAAAATTTATAGATAATTTTTTGGTGAAGGTTGAGCTGGGAAACAGCGGCATTATCTTTCCGGTAAATTTAAAGAATGGAATAGCGGCGGGAGGAGAATTTAGAACACGGTTACATAATTGGAATAACTTTTCCGGATGGCTTTCATTCAGCACAAGCGTTTCGCTGGGCTTAAAACCGGAAGACGGTTCATCACCGATTGAAGCCGGATTAATTTTGGGAGAAGAAGGACAAAACTATTCGCATCCGTTTGCCGGTGAAGATGTTTTTCCGACAGAGCATAATCAACTATTCACTGCTGTATTAAATTTGACTTACAAACATCCGGCTGGATTATTTGCGAATCTCAATACGCGTTTCGATTCCGGTTTGCCGTTTGACCTCACGGATAAGAACGGGGTTGGTTTGGATGAAGCTGCGTCGGTTGCAGAATTGAAGAGACGCGGTTATTCCGATGAAGTAATAAGCCTTCTCTCTCTGACTCCTGAAAAACCAGGCTCGCCGGATAAATCATTAAAACCACGTACTATCATTGATGTCGCTTTCGGGTATAATTTCAAAAACATTAGTTCGATACCTTTGGAAATTTCGATCAGTATCTTGAATCTATTCGATTCAACTTTTCTGTATAAGTTCGAATCGACTTTTGGTGGGACGCATTTCGGTTATCCTAGAATGGCAGCAATGAAAGCGCGTTTAAGTTTTTAG
- a CDS encoding class I SAM-dependent methyltransferase, whose translation MKGEAENPWLQIPLEDYEGHMSASNVQQLQMLDELFEEILNEFSPKSLCVLGSTAGNGFQHLIQRTIDRVVGIDINFKYTSECRAWFIQDISNLQLICADLNEIELADSVFDLIHAALIFEYVDVEKLLTKIYRWLKPSGILSVVLQLPCENSGAVSETQFQSVKVLEPFIKLVEPDEFKRKAEEQQLFCEDEIEIELSTGKPFLKASFRK comes from the coding sequence ATGAAAGGTGAAGCAGAAAATCCGTGGCTGCAAATTCCTCTGGAAGATTATGAGGGACATATGTCCGCATCCAATGTTCAACAGCTTCAAATGCTTGATGAGTTATTTGAAGAAATTCTTAACGAGTTTTCACCTAAGTCCTTATGTGTTTTAGGATCTACCGCCGGAAACGGATTCCAGCATTTAATACAACGGACTATTGACCGTGTAGTTGGAATAGATATTAATTTTAAATATACGTCGGAATGCAGAGCCTGGTTCATACAAGATATCTCGAATCTCCAGTTAATATGTGCTGATCTTAATGAGATTGAATTGGCAGATTCAGTTTTTGATCTGATTCATGCGGCATTAATCTTTGAATACGTTGATGTTGAGAAGCTCCTTACGAAAATATACAGATGGCTTAAACCGAGCGGTATATTATCTGTGGTATTACAGCTGCCGTGTGAAAATTCCGGCGCAGTTTCGGAAACACAATTTCAAAGTGTTAAAGTTCTAGAACCGTTTATAAAACTTGTTGAGCCGGATGAATTTAAAAGGAAAGCAGAAGAGCAGCAATTATTTTGTGAAGACGAAATTGAAATTGAATTATCTACCGGAAAGCCGTTTTTAAAAGCTTCTTTTAGAAAATAA